Proteins encoded by one window of Bacillus sp. DTU_2020_1000418_1_SI_GHA_SEK_038:
- the fabG gene encoding 3-oxoacyl-ACP reductase FabG, with protein MRLKDKVAIITGAANGIGFAAVQTFAREGAAVALADFDADLGADRARELKEQGYCAEFFQVNVADRESINQMVSAVNNTFGKIDILINNAGITRDGMLTKLSAEDFQSVLDVNLTGVFQCTQAVLPFMLQQGKGKIINTSSVSGVYGNIGQTNYAATKAGVVGMTKTWAKELGRKGINVNAVAPGFINTGMTAKVPEKVIGQMKMMIPLERLGSPEDIANAYLFLASNESDYVNGTVLHVDGGIMM; from the coding sequence ATGAGACTTAAAGATAAGGTTGCCATTATTACTGGGGCTGCCAATGGGATTGGATTTGCTGCCGTGCAAACCTTTGCAAGGGAAGGTGCAGCTGTAGCTCTTGCTGATTTTGATGCAGACTTAGGAGCAGATAGAGCTAGAGAGCTGAAGGAGCAGGGATATTGTGCTGAGTTTTTTCAAGTAAATGTAGCGGATCGAGAAAGCATTAATCAAATGGTATCAGCTGTGAATAATACTTTTGGGAAAATTGATATTTTAATCAATAATGCAGGAATTACAAGAGATGGCATGCTAACAAAGCTGTCTGCAGAGGATTTTCAGTCTGTGCTTGATGTGAATTTAACTGGGGTTTTCCAATGTACACAAGCAGTACTGCCTTTCATGCTCCAACAAGGAAAAGGCAAAATCATTAATACTTCTTCTGTTTCAGGGGTATATGGTAATATTGGCCAAACAAATTATGCCGCGACTAAAGCGGGGGTAGTCGGGATGACGAAAACTTGGGCAAAGGAGCTTGGCCGTAAAGGGATTAATGTAAATGCAGTGGCTCCAGGGTTTATAAATACCGGAATGACGGCTAAAGTTCCTGAAAAGGTAATTGGACAAATGAAAATGATGATACCGCTAGAGCGTCTCGGAAGTCCTGAGGATATTGCCAACGCATATTTATTCTTAGCTTCTAATGAATCGGATTATGTTAACGGTACGGTCCTTCATGTAGATGGGGGGATTATGATGTAA
- a CDS encoding branched-chain amino acid ABC transporter permease: MDVLITLTLNGLATGMLIFLLAAGLTLIFGLMDVLNFAHGGLFAWGAYSGTWLYAATGSFIIAIAGAIVTGLILGLLTERWIIKPVYGNHIQQILITLGLMLVLSELLKVVWGPNQLSASPPPYLAGSWELGNVIIIKYRVFIIAVGLLVFGIVQYILKNTKIGLIVRAGVMDKEMVQSLGINIQRVFMFVFMVGAGMAALGGVMLGPYSGVIYAEMGLEFAILAFIVVVIGGMGSFPGSILAAILVGLSGSFMAYYVPSLSLAVNMLLMAIVLIFRPQGLFGLKG, encoded by the coding sequence ATGGATGTTTTAATTACTTTGACATTAAACGGATTAGCGACTGGAATGCTTATATTTCTGCTTGCCGCTGGTTTAACGTTAATTTTTGGTCTCATGGATGTATTAAACTTTGCTCATGGCGGGCTTTTTGCATGGGGAGCCTATAGCGGAACATGGCTATATGCAGCGACAGGGAGCTTCATTATAGCGATTGCTGGCGCTATTGTTACAGGGCTTATTCTTGGATTGCTGACTGAAAGATGGATCATCAAACCAGTCTACGGAAATCATATTCAACAAATTTTAATTACACTTGGCCTCATGCTAGTCTTGTCTGAGTTATTAAAAGTTGTGTGGGGACCTAATCAATTATCTGCTTCACCGCCCCCATATTTGGCTGGAAGCTGGGAGCTTGGAAACGTCATTATTATTAAGTATCGAGTATTTATTATCGCCGTTGGACTGCTCGTGTTCGGAATTGTTCAATATATTTTAAAAAACACAAAAATAGGTTTGATCGTAAGAGCTGGCGTCATGGACAAAGAAATGGTGCAATCGCTTGGAATTAATATTCAAAGAGTATTTATGTTTGTTTTTATGGTTGGTGCTGGAATGGCTGCACTTGGCGGAGTGATGCTTGGACCTTATTCAGGCGTCATCTATGCAGAGATGGGCCTTGAGTTTGCAATTTTAGCTTTCATAGTTGTTGTTATTGGAGGGATGGGCAGCTTTCCGGGCTCTATATTGGCTGCCATATTAGTGGGCTTGTCAGGATCATTTATGGCCTACTATGTTCCTTCACTTTCTTTAGCTGTCAATATGCTATTAATGGCAATCGTTTTAATTTTTAGACCACAGGGATTGTTTGGATTAAAGGGGTGA
- a CDS encoding long-chain fatty acid--CoA ligase, translated as MGWELDWLENRARLSPASVAIIEADTNHKRTYDEVNKRALAIACWLDHQGVKKGDRVALLSPNHISYFDFLFACGKLGAVFVPVNWRLSGEEIKYILNDCHPKIIGCHSDFTELLKGSCIDGTQVVQINCHQYEEIITGTWADRIESNLTETDPLVIIYTGGTTGNPKGVVLSHQSILWNAMNTIISWNLTSSDKTLTYLPLFHTGGLNALSIPLLLIGGTVVIAEYFEPVKAMEYLNLFKCSIVLFVPTMYHMITESPEFTKTSFPYTKLFLSGGAPCPLEIYEKFKQKGLPFKEGYGLSEAGPNNFFITADQATVKKGSVGRPMIFNEIMLIKEDGSEAIVDEVGEVLIKGKHSFSHYWNNEKATKEAVKDGWLYTGDLARKDSDGFFFIVGRKKEIIITGGENVYPLEVEQWLSAHPEINEAAVIGLPDRKWGEAVTAFLTLKDKAVITEEEIKSYCRIKLGKYKIPRNIFVLKELPKTPVGKVDKKQLKRIGTENSIIKDC; from the coding sequence GTGGGGTGGGAACTCGATTGGCTGGAGAATAGAGCGAGATTATCACCGGCTTCTGTTGCCATCATTGAAGCCGATACGAATCATAAGCGGACATATGATGAAGTGAATAAGCGAGCACTAGCAATAGCGTGCTGGTTGGATCATCAAGGGGTGAAAAAGGGCGATCGAGTTGCTTTACTTTCACCTAATCATATAAGTTATTTTGATTTCTTGTTTGCCTGCGGAAAGCTTGGAGCAGTATTTGTTCCGGTCAATTGGCGCTTATCTGGTGAAGAAATTAAATATATACTTAATGATTGTCATCCCAAAATCATTGGCTGCCATTCAGATTTTACAGAATTGCTGAAAGGCAGTTGCATTGATGGAACGCAAGTGGTGCAAATCAATTGTCATCAATATGAAGAAATCATAACTGGCACTTGGGCAGATAGAATTGAAAGCAATTTAACTGAAACAGATCCATTAGTCATTATTTATACGGGAGGGACGACAGGGAATCCAAAGGGGGTTGTCCTTTCACATCAATCTATTTTATGGAATGCTATGAATACGATTATCAGCTGGAATTTGACTAGTTCAGATAAGACACTTACGTATTTGCCATTATTCCATACTGGAGGTTTGAATGCGCTCTCCATCCCTTTGTTATTAATTGGCGGGACAGTAGTGATTGCTGAATATTTTGAACCTGTAAAAGCGATGGAGTACTTAAATTTGTTTAAATGCTCAATCGTATTATTTGTACCAACAATGTACCATATGATCACGGAATCACCTGAATTTACAAAAACAAGCTTTCCTTATACAAAATTATTTCTTTCTGGAGGAGCACCGTGTCCGCTGGAAATCTATGAAAAGTTCAAGCAGAAAGGACTTCCATTTAAAGAGGGCTATGGACTATCAGAGGCTGGTCCGAATAATTTTTTTATTACAGCTGATCAAGCAACGGTAAAAAAAGGTTCTGTCGGAAGGCCAATGATTTTCAATGAAATCATGCTTATCAAAGAAGATGGGTCAGAAGCAATTGTTGATGAGGTAGGTGAGGTCCTGATAAAGGGAAAGCACTCCTTCAGCCATTATTGGAACAATGAAAAGGCAACAAAGGAAGCCGTTAAAGATGGTTGGCTTTATACAGGTGATTTAGCAAGAAAAGATTCAGATGGATTTTTCTTTATTGTAGGCAGGAAGAAAGAAATAATTATTACCGGGGGAGAAAATGTATATCCCTTAGAGGTTGAACAGTGGTTATCTGCACATCCAGAAATCAATGAAGCCGCAGTTATTGGACTTCCTGATCGAAAATGGGGAGAAGCAGTTACAGCTTTCCTCACTCTTAAAGACAAGGCGGTTATTACAGAAGAGGAAATTAAAAGCTATTGCCGTATCAAATTAGGGAAATATAAAATACCGAGAAACATTTTTGTCTTAAAGGAGCTGCCAAAAACGCCTGTCGGTAAAGTGGATAAAAAGCAATTAAAGCGGATTGGGACTGAAAACTCCATAATAAAAGATTGTTAG
- a CDS encoding alpha/beta hydrolase, with translation MTEIMIKNVNLPNGETIFYRERLGGTKNVLLVHGNMNSSKHWDVVLENMDPKYKLYAIDQRGFGLSSYQNPIYSIKELADDIDHFTKAIGLKDFSIVGWSMGGTVCMQYVANNPDVCDKMILLASGSTRGHPLYESDENRMPDLNRRVETYAQTKREKAKVITTEHAYATRNRELLRMINDAVIYTKNKPDPERYEEYIDDILTQRNYAEIVHALNTFNISRTFNGLIEGTGEAEKIKIPTLVLLGDRDLVITRQMNEEILEDIGENASFVQLKDCGHSPLIDDSEQLLQVMSEFLDR, from the coding sequence GTGACAGAAATAATGATAAAAAACGTAAATCTGCCGAATGGGGAAACGATTTTCTATCGTGAAAGATTAGGAGGAACAAAAAACGTTCTACTCGTTCACGGCAATATGAATTCCTCAAAGCATTGGGATGTTGTTCTAGAAAACATGGATCCTAAATACAAGCTCTACGCGATCGATCAGAGAGGCTTTGGGCTATCAAGCTATCAAAATCCAATCTATTCCATTAAAGAGCTTGCCGATGATATTGATCATTTCACGAAAGCAATTGGATTAAAGGATTTTTCAATAGTAGGGTGGTCTATGGGAGGCACAGTTTGTATGCAATATGTCGCCAATAATCCCGATGTGTGCGATAAAATGATCTTGCTTGCATCAGGTTCCACAAGGGGGCATCCGCTATATGAATCAGATGAAAACAGAATGCCAGACTTAAATCGGCGTGTTGAAACATATGCCCAGACAAAGAGAGAGAAAGCAAAAGTCATCACAACCGAGCATGCATACGCAACGAGAAATCGTGAATTATTAAGAATGATTAATGATGCTGTTATTTATACAAAAAACAAACCTGATCCGGAACGCTACGAAGAGTATATTGATGATATCCTTACCCAAAGGAATTATGCTGAAATTGTCCATGCCTTGAATACGTTTAATATTAGTCGGACATTTAACGGTTTAATAGAAGGAACAGGGGAGGCAGAGAAAATAAAAATTCCTACACTTGTCCTCTTAGGAGACAGGGATTTAGTGATCACTAGACAAATGAATGAAGAAATTTTAGAGGATATTGGGGAGAATGCAAGCTTTGTACAATTAAAGGATTGCGGTCATTCCCCGCTGATTGATGATTCGGAGCAGCTGCTTCAAGTGATGTCTGAATTTTTAGATAGATGA
- a CDS encoding branched-chain amino acid ABC transporter permease codes for MRLLAAGRMNFVYLITAIFLLILPFVYESRTLLILLTQVFIFAIFAMSYDILLGFTGIVSFGHAMFFGIGAYTIGVFMKRFDPTIPYLLLAVLVTIILTSIVSLVLGLLTLRLKSHFYAMLTLAFSGLFLVLAEKWRTVTYGNDGFTFRIPELLKDRTDFYLICLVTMILVFAILKRFTNSPLGRVLQAIRENEQRTESLGYSILHYKVIASVISGVMAGMAGLLYSMSLRFVNTSVFTMDITLDALLMTIIGGVGTLVGAIIGAGLIEFAHHWLTELAKIHWIFERWIIFFGIIYILVVMFFPMGIVGTLKKLKVRRTKKKESKKEEKIAS; via the coding sequence ATGAGATTATTAGCTGCTGGCAGAATGAATTTTGTGTACTTAATAACGGCAATCTTTCTCCTTATTTTGCCATTTGTATATGAATCTAGAACTCTGCTAATTTTGCTGACACAAGTGTTTATTTTTGCAATTTTTGCGATGAGCTATGATATTTTGCTAGGATTTACCGGAATCGTTTCTTTCGGGCATGCAATGTTTTTTGGAATAGGCGCATACACAATTGGCGTCTTTATGAAGCGGTTTGATCCGACTATTCCGTATCTTTTATTAGCTGTTTTAGTGACGATTATTTTAACATCCATTGTGAGCTTAGTTCTAGGTCTGCTAACTTTACGTCTTAAAAGTCATTTTTATGCAATGTTAACTCTGGCCTTCTCGGGTCTTTTCCTCGTTTTAGCTGAAAAATGGAGAACGGTTACGTATGGCAATGACGGGTTTACCTTCCGAATTCCAGAATTATTAAAAGACCGGACCGATTTTTATCTTATTTGCCTTGTCACGATGATTTTGGTATTTGCCATTCTTAAAAGATTTACAAATTCCCCTTTAGGAAGAGTTCTGCAAGCTATTCGGGAAAATGAACAAAGAACAGAATCTCTCGGCTACAGCATTCTTCATTATAAGGTCATTGCGAGTGTCATTTCGGGTGTAATGGCGGGAATGGCAGGTCTTCTTTATTCTATGTCGCTGCGATTTGTAAATACGAGTGTATTCACTATGGATATTACACTTGATGCTTTGCTCATGACCATAATTGGAGGAGTGGGAACGTTAGTTGGCGCGATCATTGGGGCAGGATTAATAGAATTTGCTCATCACTGGCTAACTGAATTGGCAAAGATCCATTGGATCTTTGAACGCTGGATCATCTTCTTCGGAATTATATATATTTTGGTCGTCATGTTCTTTCCAATGGGAATCGTTGGAACATTGAAAAAGCTGAAAGTAAGACGAACGAAGAAAAAGGAGAGTAAGAAGGAAGAGAAAATTGCAAGTTAG
- a CDS encoding ABC transporter ATP-binding protein yields the protein MKSIIETKDLSITFGGHTAVDRVSIAVPENHFKSIIGPNGAGKTTFFNLLSGQLMPTEGQIFFREKEITKMSTTERTRLGIGRSFQITNVFPNLTVLENVRLAVQSQAGTRFQMLAHYRKYKVFEEKAEEWLELVLLQNKKEILARNLAHGEKRKLEIAMLLALNTEVLLLDEPTAGMSVEEVPAILEVIKKIKQGKDRTIILIEHKMDMILDLSDTVMVLFNGRLLADGTPEEIMKNETVQSAYLGGLYDDSSIKA from the coding sequence GTGAAATCAATTATAGAGACAAAGGATTTATCCATTACATTTGGCGGCCATACAGCTGTGGACCGTGTGAGTATAGCAGTTCCTGAAAACCACTTTAAGTCTATTATTGGCCCCAATGGAGCTGGTAAAACAACTTTCTTTAATCTATTAAGCGGACAGCTGATGCCAACGGAGGGGCAAATTTTCTTCAGAGAAAAAGAGATTACTAAAATGTCAACGACAGAAAGAACACGTCTTGGAATTGGAAGGTCCTTTCAAATCACGAATGTTTTTCCTAATTTAACTGTTTTGGAGAATGTCAGGCTCGCAGTACAGTCCCAAGCGGGAACACGCTTTCAGATGCTAGCCCATTATCGGAAATATAAAGTTTTTGAGGAAAAGGCAGAAGAATGGCTAGAGCTCGTGCTTCTCCAAAATAAAAAAGAGATTTTAGCTAGAAACTTAGCCCACGGGGAAAAAAGAAAGCTGGAAATTGCCATGCTATTAGCCTTGAATACAGAGGTTCTTCTCCTTGATGAGCCGACAGCTGGAATGTCCGTTGAAGAGGTGCCTGCTATCCTGGAAGTTATTAAAAAAATAAAGCAGGGGAAGGATCGAACAATCATCTTAATTGAACACAAAATGGATATGATTCTGGATTTATCTGACACTGTCATGGTTCTATTCAATGGGAGATTACTAGCAGACGGAACTCCAGAGGAAATCATGAAAAACGAGACTGTTCAGTCCGCGTATTTAGGGGGTCTGTACGATGACAGTTCAATTAAAGCTTAA
- a CDS encoding ABC transporter ATP-binding protein, translating into MTVQLKLNNIETHIGQYHILQGVSFEARKGEVTVLLGRNGAGKTTTLRTIMGLNPPSKGAIFYKGEGIEGLPTYSVAQKGIGYVPEDQGIFAGLTVEENMKVAMKNDDDETKARLQWILGLFPDLKTFWKKPGGLLSGGQKQMLSIARAYINDNDLLLIDEPSKGLAPIVVEKVMETILQMKEQTTIVLVEQNFIMASTIGDQFYIIDDGRTVSEGHMAQLKEDADMRRKYLGIA; encoded by the coding sequence ATGACAGTTCAATTAAAGCTTAATAACATTGAGACGCATATTGGACAATATCATATTTTGCAGGGAGTTTCATTTGAAGCGCGAAAAGGAGAAGTAACTGTTCTGCTTGGGAGAAATGGTGCAGGAAAAACGACAACCCTAAGAACCATTATGGGGCTGAATCCTCCGTCAAAAGGGGCGATTTTTTACAAAGGGGAAGGAATCGAAGGATTGCCAACATACAGTGTGGCACAGAAAGGGATTGGGTATGTCCCTGAGGATCAAGGTATTTTTGCCGGCTTGACAGTTGAGGAAAATATGAAGGTAGCAATGAAAAATGATGATGATGAAACGAAGGCAAGGCTCCAATGGATATTAGGCTTATTCCCCGATTTAAAGACATTTTGGAAAAAGCCGGGAGGGCTTTTAAGCGGCGGGCAAAAACAAATGCTGTCTATTGCGAGAGCCTATATTAATGATAATGATTTGCTTTTAATAGATGAGCCAAGCAAGGGTCTGGCACCAATTGTAGTGGAAAAGGTGATGGAAACTATTCTGCAAATGAAGGAGCAGACAACCATCGTCCTCGTTGAACAAAATTTTATAATGGCCAGTACAATTGGCGATCAGTTCTACATTATTGACGATGGGCGGACAGTGAGCGAAGGACATATGGCCCAGTTAAAAGAAGATGCAGACATGCGGAGAAAGTATTTAGGAATTGCATAA
- a CDS encoding 3-oxoacyl-ACP synthase: MSIGILSTGIYLPEDYITGEEIARMAGIPKEIVEGKMGIKRKTIPGSEDHTCQMGIRAAKKAIKKVNLDPLTIDLVIYIGEEHKEYPLWTAGIKLQEEVGALNAWAFDVALRCGTTVMALKVAKNMMIADPAINTVLLAGGYRNGDFIDYHNPRTRFMYNLGAGGGAIILQKNCKKNLLLETEMLTDGSFSEDVVVVAGGTKHPLTQQALEEGKNKLDVLDPAGMKERLEKKSMKNFLHVIRKSVLNSGYEEKDISYVGMLHMKKSAHHYVLKELGLSEEASIYLEEYGHIGQMDQILSLELAETSGKLKNGNVVVLVSAGIGYAWGASVIRWGE; encoded by the coding sequence ATGAGTATAGGTATTCTTAGCACTGGAATCTACCTGCCCGAAGATTATATAACTGGTGAGGAAATTGCAAGAATGGCAGGAATTCCTAAAGAGATTGTGGAAGGTAAAATGGGGATAAAAAGGAAAACCATTCCTGGCTCGGAAGACCATACATGCCAAATGGGAATTCGTGCGGCAAAGAAGGCCATTAAAAAAGTGAATCTAGATCCATTGACCATTGACCTTGTCATCTATATTGGTGAAGAGCATAAGGAATACCCGCTTTGGACAGCCGGTATTAAGCTGCAGGAGGAAGTTGGGGCGTTGAATGCGTGGGCCTTCGATGTGGCTCTTCGCTGTGGAACGACAGTCATGGCCTTAAAGGTAGCAAAAAATATGATGATTGCAGATCCGGCAATCAATACTGTGCTTTTAGCCGGAGGATACAGGAATGGAGATTTTATCGATTATCATAACCCTCGAACAAGATTTATGTATAATCTTGGGGCAGGCGGAGGGGCGATTATTTTACAAAAGAACTGCAAGAAAAATTTATTACTAGAGACAGAGATGCTGACAGACGGCTCTTTTTCTGAAGATGTTGTCGTTGTGGCAGGCGGGACGAAACATCCGCTGACACAGCAGGCGTTGGAGGAAGGAAAAAATAAACTAGACGTTCTTGATCCTGCTGGCATGAAAGAGCGTCTTGAAAAAAAATCGATGAAGAATTTTCTTCATGTTATTCGTAAATCAGTTCTGAATAGCGGATATGAAGAGAAGGATATTTCTTATGTCGGGATGCTTCATATGAAGAAGTCAGCCCATCACTATGTGTTAAAGGAGTTAGGATTATCAGAGGAGGCCTCAATCTATTTAGAGGAATATGGCCATATCGGTCAAATGGATCAAATCTTATCATTAGAGCTTGCTGAAACATCTGGGAAACTGAAAAACGGTAATGTAGTTGTACTAGTCAGTGCGGGCATTGGCTATGCTTGGGGAGCTTCTGTAATTCGATGGGGAGAGTGA